The Schistocerca americana isolate TAMUIC-IGC-003095 chromosome 9, iqSchAmer2.1, whole genome shotgun sequence genome includes the window cggggagaggctacaaccctgtctcactcccttcccaaccactgcttccctttcatacccctcgactcttataactgccttctgctttctgtacaaactgtaaatagccttttgatctctgtattttacacctgccaccttaagaatttgaaagagagtattccaatcaacattgtcaaaagctttcactaagtctacaaatgctagaaacgtaggtttgcctttccttaatcttacttctaagataaatcgtagggtcagtattgcctgacgtattccaacatttctacggagtccaaactgatcttccccgaggtcggcttctatcagtttttccattcgtctgtaaagaatttgcgttagtattttgcagctgtgacttattaaaccgatagttcggtaattttcacatctgtcaacacctgctttctttgggattggaattattatattcttgttgaagtctgagggaatatcgcctgtctcatacatcttgctcagcaaatggtagagttttgtcaggactggctctcccatggttgtcagtagttctaatggaatgttgtctactcccggggccttgtttcgacttaggtctttctgtgctctgtcaaactcttcatctacctcctcttccatttccatagtattgtgctcaagaacatcacccctgtatagacccactatgtactccttccacctttctgctttcccttctttgcttagaactgggttcccatctgagctcttgatattcatccaagtggttctcttttctccaaatgtctttaattttcctgtagtcagtatctatcttacccctggtgaaataagcctctacatccttacatttgtcctctagccatccctgattagccattttgcacttcctgtcgatctgatttttgagacgtttgtattcctttttgcctgcttcacttacagcatttttgtattttctcctttcatcaattaaattcagtatgtcttccgttacccaaggatttctacttgccctcgtctttttacctacttgatcctctgctgccttcactatttcattcctcaaagctacccattcttcttctactgtatttctttcccccattcctgtcaattgttcccttacgctctccctgaaactctgtacaacctctggttctttcagtttatccaggtcccatctccttaaattcccacctttttgcagtttcttctgttttaatctacagttcataaccaatagattgtggtaagagtccacatctgccgctggaaatgtctcacCAATTAAAATTTGGTtgataaatctctgtcttaccattatacagggtgtcccagttatcttgtccacccaaaatatctctggaacaataacagctattggaaaacgactttcacctgtatcagtgtagggctggggaaacattctaaaacgaaagcatatgtgttttttaacacaaacttatatttttttaaatggacctcctgtattttttcttcggcaatccatagcatgacaaagcacatacacaatggcgttgattgcatcgcaatattcccattacatcgcgagatattaagacgcgaagttgacacttgaaacacccgacatgcgctgctagcgcacgtcctgaggctcaggcgtgaaccccatgctgcccgtaatcgcagcaggatggcagcagaccgtattatttgtttcggacctcttgataagtatggaatcgtgattacgcatgtcaatcacatcgcgattacgggcagcatggggttcacgcctgagcctcaggacgtgcgctagcagcgcatgtcgggtgtttcaagcgtcaacttcgcgtctcaatatctcgggatgtaatgggaatattgcgattcaatcaacgccattgtctatgtgctttgtcatgctatggattgctgaagaaaaaatacaggaggtccatttaaaaaaacataagtttgtgttacaaCTTCcgctttagaatgtttccaaatatgtacattcatgggccccagccctacattgatatcggtgaaagtcgttttccaatagctcttattgttccagagatattttgggaggacaagatagctgggacaccctgtataatctatctgaaacgttcTAACCAATATTAAATTAGTTATAGAGATACTGTTAGAGATTCGATTAAATCACCACGAAACCAGTTGTGTACGATCGCTTAATAAAGAACTACTAACGGCTAAAACGGCTGCCCAAAAGTTTTTTTAGAAGATTATCAgtatttaaaatatttccatcatCACACAAAGGTATTTCATGGtccacacacacacaaccagacTATTACTTGACCTGTTAGGGCTGCACGTGTTGCTGAGTGCGGCTCCTGGACGGCTGCTGAGCGGACGCGTTGTTGTCGTGTGTCGGCAGGTGTGGTTCCAGAACCGGCGCGCCAAGTACCGCAAGCAAGAGAAGCAGCTGCAGAAGGCGTTGGCGCCGTCGGTGCTGCCGGCCTGCAACGGCGCCATGATGCGCAACATCTACCCCACGGCGTCGCGCGGCTACCAGCCCTACCCACACCCGAACACCATCAACACCATGAACAGGTATCCCCAGGTGAGCCTCAGCAGCACTGCGTCACCACGACGATGCATTCCCTAGCTACCAGCTTTACACTTTGAATCACCACAAGGTCCATCCGTGATGGGTatcatctaccccccccccccccttatgtcaCACACCTGCACACAAACGCTATCTAAACTACGAACGGATGAAACACAGCATTCACTGTGTCATAAGCACACCATAGCCCTTGCGAACAAGCATTATACTCTGTTATACTTTAACTACAAagagatacggccaaactttcaggaaacattcctcgcacacaaataaagaaaagatgttatgtggacacgtgtccggaaatgtttaatttccatgtcagagctcattttagtttcgtcagtatgtactgtacttcctcgattcaccgccagttggccctatccgcacgcaattgtgcaatcacgtcatcaacacagattttctgcgaacgtttgggcaggcattcttggtgatgacttgattgggccccatgttcttccacctacgctcattggagcacattatcatgatttcatacgggatactctacctgtgttgctagaacatgtgcctttacaagtacgacacaacatgtggttcatgcacgatggagctcctgcacatttcagtcgaagtgttcggacgcttctcaacaacagattcggtgaccgatggattggtagaggcggaccaattccgtggcctccacgctctcctgaactcaaccctcttgactttcatttatgggggcatttgaaagctcttgtctacgcaaccccggtaccaaatgtagagactcttcgtgctcgtattgtggacggctatgatacaatacgccattctccagggctgcatcagcgcatcagggattccatgcgacggagggtggatgcatgtatccccgctaacggaggacattttgaacatttcctgtaacgaagtgtttgaagtcacgctggtacgtcctgttgctgtgtattgccattccatgattaatgtgatttgaagagaagtaataaaatgagctctaacatggaaagtaagcgtttcaggacacatgttgacataacatattttctttctttgtgtgtgaggaatgtttcctgaaagtttggccgcacctttttgtaacaccctgtataaccatcttcagacctgtgaattaattttagaaaatactagaaaccaatcttaaAATAACATGAAGTGTCTAATGACGACAAATTTTAACGGGTCTCTGCATTGGATctgagactgtgagaaaatatatatcggccaaacaggtcgaaattttgcagtaaggtacaaagaacatacgtcgggtacctcacgaacaaaatcTGTTTTCGGCCATCAcataacattcaataatcatgctgaagggacagtacaacagaatctacaagttcttcattatgcaaataaagatttacttatgaatatcttagaagaaatcgagatatatgctcatttgaaaaccaaatcatcaatgctgatcaatgaacaattagattttcgctaaaaatatttttacgacctttttgacgaaattttataattaaggtgcacctactcttttgttctaaaatataagattagttatacccatgacAAAAGCTACGTATGAAAAATATGCTATAtaacatataaaatatttattaaattgaaattgattattataaaaactattagaccgatgagttctaaatatttaatcagctgtctcatcagttattcagagaaACATAATGCGGAACATACTcctggctgctaccctactgttaTAAAGAATGTTGCTATGCAAACtgcagttaaagtaagacgattctgcaacatccatcaaagatgcaattgtgatgtaggcgacacgGTATAGTCGATATATACCACAATTCCAAGGACTTTTACATCTTTGatttaactgacactgtaatagtattaaggttgcccatagagggcacagctattacacatcgtagtttaccgTTTTTATCTAAAATACAAATAAGTTCAGCACATACTAACTATCtcttaatcagacattttaaatgaatcaatttcacgttattagtgtatttcgtatTTTTACGGTTTGACGATagtgtcatattatgaacgctgattggcagttgtgaagtagtgtaagtgcatatttaagctcatgctcagcactcataaccatcagttgacttcgtagcagctgaggagagctccacctaccatccGCCAGGGAAGCCATGggataataagttttattttattttgttaaaatttgtcgtcattagacacttttcatGTTATTTTAAGATTGGCttttagtattttctaaaattaattcacaggtctgaagatggttatataaatataaccgaaaccggtcacctatgttattgagacataagtgttgtgatcaagactgaactttagttaaaatacaataatctattgatcactgtattccaaaaaatgTTTACCAATGTCATACTCTGTCATGGCATGGTCCACCGCTGATGCACAACATCTACTCTACACTGCTGTCATACATCTACCATCCCTACCTGCGCCCCACCATCATCAGATCATGAAGAGgtatctacatcatcatcatcattaggatTTCCCTTCCAGATATCTGGGTAGGAACTTTGTGAACGATATCcctccattggtttctgtcctggtatagcttttTTCCCTCCACAGCATCCCACGTTATTCCCCTTGGAATCCTCATTAACGTGGTCTCACCATCCCTTCGTTGGCCACCCAATCGCTCTACTTCTGGTACCTCCATATCCAAGTACTGACATGGAGTTCGGATCGGGTGCATTCGCTCCACATGACCCAACCACTTCGATCTCGAAGCACTCATTCGTTCCTCCATCGTCGAAATCACCTCCAGGTCTCTCCTTACATATTCTACTATGTCACTCCTGGTTTTTGCAGAGCTGACCAAAGGGACTTCATTTCACATTCTTGTATGTGACTCCCTTCTCTCTTATTTATTACACAGGACTCCAGACTATAAGTCATGACTGGGAGGAGATTGGTTTCATACTGGTCTGATCACCTCTTAGGGGAACTCCCGAGATTAGGTTTCGCACTTTTGCTGCTCTGTTGAAAAGTTCTGGCTTGGCACTTCCATCACTTGATACaacactacccagataactgaaccTTTTTACACATTCATCCTTCTCCCTTCTGGTATGATGTTACAAGGTGTGGGTGTCCTactcatcttcattgccactgtcaTGCTCTTAGTGACAGTCAGCTTGAATTCTTTAAAATTTTATACCAGTAATCCAGTCTCctctggacctccatttctgtctCTCCCCAAGTGGCTATGCCATCAGCAATAAGCAGAAGCACTGAGATCTTCATTTTCTAATTCCTTGATTTCCTTCGTGATTGTGTCTACAAATTTAATGATGGGTAATGGGGAAAGCGAActcctttgctgaacacctccctTTGTAAGAAACCTTTTTGACCTTCCATTTCCTACTTGTACACTGCTTTCACAACCTTCAATAATatctgacttttttatttaatgagtCAGGAACATTATTTTTTCTCAAGCACTGTCATATTTTACCCTTTGGTATTCTGTCGCACTTACGCTTTTTCCAAATCAAGAAATACTACTATCAGGTTCTTTCCTTTTTCCATAACTGACAACTGGAAAAATGAGGACTGCATTTGCCCTGTTACTTCTGAATCCACACTGTTCTTCCTAAAATTGATGTTCTAGGATTTTCCTCAGTATCTTTTATATGATATTTTCCGTTATCTTAAGGCAATGTGATAGCAGTGTGGTTCCTTGGTATTCAGTGCACTTCGTTTTACTTCCTTTCTTAAACAACTGTATTATAATTCcctttttccaattatctggcactTCGTTCTCTTTCCATGTCACCTCCAGCAACCGATGTAACCACGGTATTCCTTGGATTACAGCTGCCCAATCATATCTGATATCACTTCATCTACTCCTGCCGCCTTCCCACCTTTCATCTGTTTCAGGCCATTTCCAGTTTCTGCAAAAGAAACTGGATTAAAACGTATCCCCTAGTAAACATGAGCATGCACTGTGCCGTTACCATGTAGTGATCCTTAGGTACCACCGTTATATTctaagtctcaacatggtccatcCTTGATCCGCATTATCTTATGTCAGATGCCTGCTAGCCCCAGCTGCACACCAACACCGTCAAAATCTGCACCCACCCATCACACAACTGCCAGCCCTTCCCACATCCtaacaccatcaaaccatgaaCAGGAATCCCCACGGGAACCCTAGCATCTACTGACCATAACCACACAGCCGTACTTGCATATCGGAATTATACCCTGTTTCGTGAATGCATCATCCACGATCAACCATCAACACTGTTAACAGGTACTCAGAAGTGAACCACAGTATGCACTGTTTCATAACCACGTCACAGTCGTCCTCTAAAGCCATTATACTTTGAGTCATGACATTGTTCACCCATGAGATACAATACATAACCCCACATTGTCACTCACCTGCTAGACCTACCCAAACACCAACGACATCAACATCAAAAATAGGTACCACAGGTGAACCTCAGTGTGCCTTGTGCCATCACTACATTACAGCTATTACTACTGTCATTGTACTGCGTCGGTACAAAGACGTACAGGGACCTGTTGAACGACCACATTCACTTCTGTGTACCAATGTACTCAGAATTTTTCGGAACACAGCTCACCAAACCATTATCCCTGCATTGCGTAATAGTTCTTAAGTGATCACTGACAAATTTCTTGAATTTTCCATGCGAAGCACTGACGCTGGCTGAGGCATTAATTTAATCACCTGTGGATATCACTTTATTTCCTGCACTCCCCAATATGGTTTTATGTTCTGTAGTTCTTAGCACACCAGATCGTTTTTCCTCCCTATGTTTCAGTACTTCAAACTAGTACTGTACATGTGTTTATTTAATCGTTCACTGTTTACTGAAAGATACTGCAGGCAACATCCAACACTCTCCTCAATAGTGGACtgtggcagtggtttggacttatTTTCCCACCGGACTTTTTAGAAATTGTCAAtgacaatgaaattcaccaacagccatgtaactcaagatgttattttattttattttattttgaaggttacCAGTTTCATCATTTCACTATGCCATAAAGTAAAATAATATAACGTCTTAAGTTACATGGCTGTTGatgaatttcattgacactgacaGTTATTTAGCCAACCAAAATCCTCTGTCCATAATGGACTAACAGAGATTGACTTTTTGGAGTCTCTTCAACCAAGAATCTTCCTTCAGAATGTCAATTGGTTTCCTGTTCCAGTAAAATGTTGCAGCAGAATTTGTGGATGGCCTATGAGAATCTCATGGTATTTATCACCAGCTGTCTAAGACACAATGGGGTTCTCTCCCTTCATACTCCATACTTCTGACTCACTCTACAGTAGATATCCACAGCTGGTGGTTTTTTAGTTGAGCCACGAGTAGCGTGCAGCACTTATGACACCATCTTATCGCTTCCTTTTAACCCCACACCCAGTTACCCCGTTTTGTTATTTGAACTATAGAGTGTGACCAGCTGTGAAGATGAACCTCAACTATCCATAAAAGGTGTCAGCATGAGAACATTTTCATAAACTACCTGCACTGTCACTTAATTTGTGATCCCCATCTTGGTGTGCCGCTGACTGTGTAGATGAACCTTGAATTCTTCGAAAAGTGTGTGGCGACCACCTTCCTGGATCATCACACCTAGATGGCCCATTTTGTTGCTTGTGACTGGAGTGTGGCAGACTGTGGGATATAGTCACAAATAGCCCACAGTGCATACGACTGCACAGTAGTTTTGACATCATGTGGTCACCTTCATAGACACCCAGCCTGACTGCAACTAGCCTGTTTTGTTGTTTGCATCTTGGTGTGTGAGTGATTGTGTGGGTGCGTTATGAGCAGCTCGCAGGGATGTATCGCCGTGTGATCACCCTTGTGCGTCTTTCACACCCAGTTGGCTTGATTCCTTTGTTTGGACCTCGGCGACTGGCAGCCAGTGTGGACGAGCCATGAGTAGCCCGCAGTACTTGTGTCCGCAGATGACGGCCAGCTCGTACCCGGGCATGACGCAGCCCTTCAGTATGACGCACGGAGCCACTAACATGACCGCGGCTGCTGTCTCAGGGATGCGGCAGGATGCCATGGGTGAGTTCACTTCCATTCTTTTCGCTTTCCTTAAAATGTTACATTACAGATCGTGGGCCTACTATGGCTTTACAAGTAGGAACAGTAGCAGTGTTCAAGTAGTACAGCCTTAGAGTGCACACTAATTGAGCCCCTACCTGCGGAGATGGCGTGGTAGGGAAGGTCACAACGGTAGTGTGTGACCGCTcagtgtcattcaatacgatcacgacgacacccctcgatcggcgttagcactcgtggtgacactcgccttcatacatggcagtggacgtttgaaaattcgtgacgctagctcaatggtcgtcaattgatttaaatgtatttgccggctgactcttaattcaattactgccacaggggtgaggagaaagaacacatcctggtgttACTAggattatgcgtatttagatgttagattaatctgaatggtttgcattgttccagcgattctattcgaactctatgctgatgtaccgacgaggaccattttcgcagataaacatgcaagtacgtaatggataatcagtttctcaatatagttcgtcgtactcacacattatacatccgctgtaagaacaatttcatgcatttacatttttggtgtcccacaatattggttggctaaatattatgacgatacgttgcatacaactcccacagatattgtttatcatgtagtcaagactacgtaatgaagccaaaatcgtggataaaactgaaatgttgtttgtttattatcacttttcttttcactaactaaatatgaaatatcgATCGGGATTgggggtgatgatcctatccttctttccaGTATTAAAATGctcgatatcgtgttctgaataacgcgtgtcatataatgtccaaatatcgacaccATCCCGGCTATCAATTCGGCACTTAAATATCTATTCTTCGCTCTTGAAATGTTCGATGcgattgtctttcacacgcagggttcaatttaacggtgtatgcgCTGTTTTTAGTACTTTAGGTCCcagttaattaatatctggtagttaataagcgaactatttttatgttggcgcgttgtttgtatcagttacccccgcaaccgtccaaggataagattctcttaaagTTGCGCGCACACGCGTtccacaattttaaaaaatgcagaattacgtaaactatagctttccgttgcgtacaactttcgtgggttccacaaccataatagtttcccgccggccaaagtggccgtgcggttaaaggcgctgcagtctggaaccgcaagaccgctacggtcgcaggttcgaatcctgcctcgggcatggatgtttgtgatgtccgtaggttagttaggtttaactagttctaagttctaggggactaatgacctcagcagtt containing:
- the LOC124550784 gene encoding homeobox protein unc-42-like; its protein translation is MATTPAGEALRRVWFQNRRAKYRKQEKQLQKALAPSVLPACNGAMMRNIYPTASRGYQPYPHPNTINTMNRYPQMTASSYPGMTQPFSMTHGATNMTAAAVSGMRQDAMGMTAEDEWYNKSLSALRMNSTHHPNLAAPMLQYQT